The following coding sequences lie in one Bacteroidales bacterium genomic window:
- the truB gene encoding tRNA pseudouridine(55) synthase TruB, producing the protein MFDFQAGEILLINKPYKWTSFDVVGKIRQVLKQQLGIKKIKVGHAGTLDPLATGLLIVCTGKYTKRIEEFQGMDKTYSGTFYLGATTPSYDMETAVDKTFEISHLTEKEIIGACKKFTGLQQQVPPLFSAVKIGGRRAYDFARNQQECKIEPREINIININITAIRLPEVDFMIVCSKGTYIRALARDLGNALGCGAYLNALRRDAIGTYKIEDAITPEQFEFLIAQQANK; encoded by the coding sequence ATGTTTGACTTTCAGGCCGGGGAAATTCTTCTTATCAATAAGCCATATAAGTGGACTTCTTTTGATGTTGTAGGAAAGATAAGGCAAGTGCTGAAACAACAACTGGGAATAAAAAAAATCAAGGTCGGCCATGCAGGCACCCTTGACCCTTTGGCCACCGGCCTTCTGATTGTATGCACCGGGAAATATACAAAAAGAATAGAAGAATTTCAGGGAATGGACAAAACATATTCAGGAACTTTTTATCTTGGCGCCACCACTCCATCTTATGATATGGAAACAGCTGTTGATAAAACTTTTGAAATTTCCCATCTTACAGAAAAAGAAATTATCGGGGCCTGTAAAAAATTCACGGGCTTACAACAACAGGTGCCTCCTTTGTTTTCGGCAGTAAAAATTGGCGGAAGGCGGGCTTATGATTTTGCCCGTAACCAACAGGAATGCAAAATTGAACCGAGGGAAATAAACATTATAAATATTAATATCACTGCTATCCGCCTGCCTGAAGTTGATTTTATGATTGTTTGCAGCAAAGGAACTTATATTCGGGCTTTAGCACGTGACCTAGGCAATGCATTGGGTTGCGGGGCATACCTGAACGCTTTGCGCCGTGATGCAATAGGGACTTACAAAATTGAAGATGCCATCACCCCTGAACAGTTTGAGTTTTTGATTGCCCAGCAGGCAAATAAATAG
- a CDS encoding class I SAM-dependent methyltransferase codes for MLCFFRFIEYLKYRLHAKSEFKIHAPFCYEFYTKAIKTHKKAKKHLSEIEKRKKILLHSNEKITVQDLGTGLAKKPSTRKISRIITGSSSSKKEMRTFFSMVQFLKPLNIVELGTSLGFTTMAMSKAQSNIEIITIEGCSETAAWAQKNFDNSGFPIKIIKGDIEKALPFVLEGLKTIGMVYFDANHTREATLNYFNICLPYINQQSVFIFDDIYWSPDMKAVWNEIYMHHEVSLSIDLFHFGLVFFNKKIAKQHFVLKY; via the coding sequence ATGCTTTGTTTTTTTCGTTTTATAGAATACCTGAAATATAGACTTCATGCAAAGTCTGAATTTAAAATTCATGCCCCTTTTTGTTATGAATTTTATACAAAAGCGATAAAAACTCATAAAAAAGCGAAAAAACATCTTTCTGAAATTGAAAAAAGAAAAAAAATTTTACTTCATTCAAACGAAAAGATTACAGTTCAAGACTTGGGAACAGGGTTGGCTAAGAAGCCATCAACACGAAAAATTTCCAGGATAATTACAGGCAGTTCAAGTTCAAAAAAAGAAATGCGGACGTTTTTTTCTATGGTTCAGTTTTTAAAACCCTTGAACATAGTTGAATTAGGGACATCATTAGGCTTTACAACCATGGCGATGTCAAAGGCACAAAGTAATATTGAGATTATTACTATTGAAGGCTGCTCTGAAACAGCAGCATGGGCTCAAAAAAATTTCGATAACTCAGGCTTCCCAATTAAAATTATTAAAGGTGATATAGAAAAAGCGCTCCCTTTTGTCCTTGAGGGTTTGAAAACAATAGGCATGGTTTATTTTGATGCAAATCATACCCGGGAGGCTACTTTAAATTATTTTAATATTTGCCTGCCATACATCAATCAACAAAGCGTTTTTATTTTTGACGACATATATTGGTCGCCTGATATGAAAGCTGTCTGGAATGAAATATATATGCATCATGAAGTGAGTCTCAGCATTGATTTGTTTCATTTTGGATTAGTGTTTTTTAATAAAAAAATAGCAAAGCAACATTTTGTTTTGAAGTATTGA
- a CDS encoding DUF3098 domain-containing protein yields the protein MAQKRKPNIVKKPLAVDTKKADVVAAPKAEAAKATTKSKLPDKQTAGLLFDKRNYIIMLAGILLIALGFILMAGGGSDDPNVFNYDMFNTQRLTVAPILILLGFVAEVVAIMLKPKQKTAE from the coding sequence ATGGCACAAAAGCGCAAACCCAATATCGTAAAAAAGCCGCTTGCTGTGGATACCAAAAAAGCGGATGTTGTTGCCGCCCCCAAAGCCGAAGCTGCCAAAGCCACAACCAAATCGAAGCTACCTGACAAACAAACTGCAGGCTTGTTGTTCGACAAAAGAAACTACATCATCATGCTTGCGGGCATTTTACTCATCGCTCTTGGATTTATACTGATGGCGGGTGGAGGCTCCGACGACCCCAATGTATTCAATTACGATATGTTCAACACCCAGCGCCTGACGGTTGCACCTATTCTGATTCTGCTTGGTTTCGTCGCTGAAGTGGTTGCTATCATGCTGAAGCCAAAACAAAAAACTGCTGAATGA
- a CDS encoding DUF2795 domain-containing protein — MYWTLELASKLEDAPWPATKDELIDYAQRTGLPMEVIENLKEIEDEGEIYESIEDIWPDYPTKEDFFFHEDEY, encoded by the coding sequence ATGTATTGGACATTAGAACTTGCCTCAAAACTTGAAGACGCTCCCTGGCCGGCCACCAAAGATGAGCTGATAGATTATGCACAGCGCACCGGATTACCTATGGAGGTCATCGAAAACCTGAAAGAGATAGAGGACGAAGGCGAGATTTACGAAAGTATTGAGGATATCTGGCCCGATTATCCTACCAAAGAAGATTTCTTCTTTCATGAAGATGAATACTAA
- a CDS encoding cob(I)yrinic acid a,c-diamide adenosyltransferase, whose protein sequence is MAEKIKKIYTKTGDEGNTSLLGGTIIKKSDLRVEAYGALDELNSYIGLVRDFAIEQEMKEILLKIQEHVFIAESMIAADTPSVMNTLPKLNKMNISMIEQEIDKMAQTLVPQHNFILPGGHPLVSYCHIVRTVCRRAERCIVRIENTNEYYSIIIKYINRLSDYFFILARYITKELGIEENYWKP, encoded by the coding sequence ATGGCTGAAAAAATAAAAAAAATATATACCAAAACCGGTGATGAAGGAAACACATCGCTTCTGGGAGGTACAATTATAAAAAAATCCGATTTAAGAGTTGAAGCATACGGCGCCCTTGATGAACTGAATTCATATATAGGACTTGTGAGGGATTTTGCCATAGAACAGGAGATGAAGGAAATCCTGTTAAAAATTCAGGAACATGTTTTTATAGCAGAATCTATGATAGCAGCGGATACGCCATCGGTGATGAACACATTGCCAAAGTTAAACAAAATGAATATTAGCATGATCGAACAAGAAATAGATAAAATGGCGCAAACTCTTGTTCCGCAACATAATTTTATACTTCCGGGCGGTCACCCGCTGGTGTCATACTGTCATATTGTAAGGACTGTTTGCCGAAGAGCAGAGAGATGTATTGTAAGGATTGAAAATACAAACGAATATTATTCAATAATTATAAAATACATAAACCGCCTTTCCGATTATTTTTTTATTCTGGCCCGTTATATAACCAAAGAGTTGGGTATTGAAGAAAATTACTGGAAGCCATAA
- a CDS encoding undecaprenyl-diphosphate phosphatase — protein MTYLEAIIIAIVEGLTEFLPVSSTGHMIITEALLGIEPNEFSKAFTVNIQLGAILAVVVMYFKRFFQSFDFYLKLGIACIPLIIAFLLEAFIDQMLESVLIVAMALFAGGIILIFVDNWFKNNEKNDKKMSFKNAFIIGLFQVISVIPGVSRSAASIIGGMTQCLSRKQAAEFSFFLAVPTMLAATCYKLFSDYETLFFLNDNHLNTHHINLLLLGNLVAFVVALIAIKAFIAFLTKFGFRVFGYYRIIIGSIIIILLLSGVDLKII, from the coding sequence ATGACCTATCTGGAGGCAATTATTATTGCCATTGTTGAGGGGCTTACTGAATTTCTCCCAGTTTCTTCAACAGGACATATGATTATCACAGAGGCTTTGCTGGGCATAGAGCCGAACGAATTTTCCAAAGCATTTACCGTAAACATTCAACTTGGTGCTATTCTTGCCGTTGTTGTGATGTATTTCAAACGTTTTTTTCAGTCATTTGATTTTTATTTAAAACTGGGTATTGCCTGCATTCCGCTTATCATCGCTTTTTTGCTTGAAGCTTTTATTGATCAGATGCTCGAAAGCGTGCTGATTGTTGCCATGGCGCTGTTTGCTGGGGGTATCATACTTATTTTCGTTGACAACTGGTTTAAAAACAATGAAAAAAACGACAAAAAAATGTCATTTAAAAATGCATTTATTATCGGCCTGTTTCAGGTAATTTCCGTTATACCGGGAGTAAGCCGCTCGGCTGCCAGCATCATCGGAGGAATGACACAGTGCCTTAGCCGCAAGCAAGCTGCAGAGTTCAGTTTTTTTCTTGCCGTGCCCACCATGCTTGCCGCCACATGCTATAAACTTTTTTCGGATTATGAAACTCTGTTTTTCTTAAACGATAACCATCTGAACACACACCATATAAACCTGCTTCTGTTGGGAAACCTGGTGGCGTTTGTTGTGGCATTGATAGCAATAAAAGCATTCATTGCTTTTCTGACAAAATTCGGGTTCAGGGTATTTGGCTATTACCGTATCATAATCGGCTCTATAATCATCATATTGTTGTTGTCGGGCGTTGACCTGAAAATCATTTAA
- a CDS encoding permease-like cell division protein FtsX: protein MPKKEERFTKRRLFGSRITTIVSISLVLFAIGLIGLLLLHTKKLSDYVKENIGFSVYMNKNVKEAEIIHLQKELDANEYVRSTEYISEEKAAETFQEELGEDFVKFIGYNPLHTSIEVHLKAQYAYPVYFEEIEQQLKKNPNVKEIVYQKSLVQQINSNISKISAVLLVFSILLLVIAITLINNTIRLAVYSKRFLIKSMQLVGATEGFIRRPFLNTSLIHGMISSLLAIFMLTGVIYVSRKEIPEIISLQSIDLFLLLFAFVVLVGLTISWISTFISVRKYLKIKTDYLYF from the coding sequence ATGCCAAAAAAAGAAGAACGTTTTACAAAACGCCGCCTGTTTGGTTCACGCATCACTACCATTGTCAGCATTTCGCTGGTGTTGTTTGCCATCGGCCTGATAGGGTTGCTGCTGCTGCACACAAAAAAATTATCCGACTATGTTAAAGAAAACATTGGCTTTTCCGTTTACATGAACAAAAATGTGAAAGAAGCCGAGATAATTCATTTGCAGAAAGAACTTGACGCCAACGAGTATGTGCGCTCTACAGAATATATCAGTGAGGAAAAAGCTGCCGAAACCTTTCAGGAAGAGCTGGGTGAAGACTTTGTAAAATTTATCGGTTATAATCCTTTGCATACTTCTATTGAAGTCCACCTGAAAGCACAATACGCTTACCCTGTGTATTTTGAAGAAATTGAACAACAACTTAAGAAAAATCCCAATGTTAAAGAAATAGTTTATCAGAAATCGCTTGTGCAGCAAATCAACAGCAACATCAGTAAAATTTCGGCGGTGTTGCTTGTATTTAGCATACTTCTGCTTGTAATCGCCATCACGCTTATCAACAATACCATAAGGCTGGCAGTATATTCAAAACGCTTCCTCATCAAAAGCATGCAGCTGGTGGGAGCCACTGAAGGCTTTATCCGCAGGCCTTTTCTGAACACCAGCCTCATTCACGGAATGATTTCCTCTCTGCTGGCAATATTTATGCTTACGGGAGTGATATATGTTTCCCGCAAAGAAATCCCTGAAATTATCAGCCTCCAAAGCATTGACCTTTTTCTTTTACTGTTTGCATTTGTTGTACTCGTCGGGCTTACAATATCGTGGATTTCAACATTTATCTCTGTAAGAAAATATTTGAAAATCAAAACAGATTATTTGTACTTTTGA
- a CDS encoding ABC transporter ATP-binding protein yields MSQQVIKLAGIAKHYKVGAHIVKALQDISLEIQKNEYVALMGPSGSGKSTLMNLLGCLDTATKGEYILNNRDVSKLDDNELAEIRNKEIGFVFQTFNLLPRSTALDNVTLPLIYAGYGKARRLERAKEVLEQVQLADRVTHKPNELSGGQRQRVAIARALVNHPSIILADEPTGNLDSKTSIEIMGLFEEIHEKGNTIILVTHEEDIARHAHRIIRLKDGLVDEDMLNENVRKMAYYKDTFHATN; encoded by the coding sequence ATGTCTCAGCAGGTAATTAAGTTGGCAGGTATTGCAAAGCACTACAAGGTCGGGGCGCATATTGTTAAAGCCTTACAGGACATCTCTCTTGAAATCCAAAAAAACGAATATGTTGCACTTATGGGGCCTTCGGGTTCCGGAAAATCAACATTGATGAATCTTCTCGGATGTCTTGATACTGCAACCAAAGGAGAATATATTCTGAACAACAGGGATGTCAGCAAGCTTGATGATAACGAATTGGCAGAGATACGTAATAAGGAAATAGGCTTTGTTTTTCAGACATTCAATCTTTTGCCGCGCTCTACAGCACTTGACAATGTTACTTTACCGCTCATTTACGCCGGTTATGGAAAGGCCCGGAGGTTGGAACGTGCCAAAGAAGTGTTGGAGCAAGTTCAGCTTGCTGACCGTGTTACACATAAGCCGAATGAACTTTCCGGAGGGCAACGACAGCGTGTAGCTATCGCCAGAGCATTGGTCAATCACCCGTCAATTATCCTGGCTGACGAACCAACCGGCAACCTTGACTCCAAAACTTCTATAGAGATAATGGGATTGTTTGAGGAAATTCATGAAAAAGGAAATACAATTATTTTAGTTACTCACGAAGAAGATATTGCACGTCACGCCCATCGTATCATTCGCCTTAAAGATGGTTTAGTGGACGAAGATATGCTGAATGAAAATGTCCGTAAAATGGCTTACTATAAAGATACTTTTCATGCAACAAATTAA